A single region of the Vicia villosa cultivar HV-30 ecotype Madison, WI unplaced genomic scaffold, Vvil1.0 ctg.002549F_1_1, whole genome shotgun sequence genome encodes:
- the LOC131639175 gene encoding uncharacterized protein LOC131639175, with protein sequence MELIYVAGLMKIVAHFATCYEVLVKEFIVNLSEECADRKSKEFRKVKSWPLKWKLSASKLSMKYAMLHKIGAANWVPTNHKSTVATVLRRFIYAVGTKAKFDYGTYIFEQTMKHAGSFSVKGLIAFPPIICGIILNQYPGILVETDSVCKRENGLSFHHKLFQGTHDPDVVITSAGTSKGGSTTGKAVVIAMLRETCKELESRKLALEKLISSLEMEEGAEFAENEEVGLEADDEQEADSDEVEEEEVSPDEEGDEDSSGGSEFED encoded by the exons ATGGAACTGATTTATGTTGCTGGGTTGATGAAGATTGTTGCTCACTTTGCAACGTGCTATGAAGTGCTGGTGAAGGAATTCATTGTGAACCTCTCAGAAGAATGTGCTGATAGAAAGTCTAAGGAATTTAGGAAG GTCAAGAGCTGGCCTTTAAAATGGAAGCTATCTGCTAGTAAGCTAAGCATGAAGTATGCCATGTTACATAAGATTGGTGCTGCAAATTGGGTGCCTACCAATCATAAATCTACCGTTGCTACTGTCCTAAGAAGATTTATCTATGCCGTTGGTACAAAAGCCAAGTTTGATTATGGTACTTACATATTTGAGCAGACTATGAAGCATGCTGGAAGCTTCAGTGTAAAAGGTCTTATTGCCTTCCCACCTATCATATGTGGCATTATCTTAAATCAGTACCCAGGAATTTTGGTTGAAACTGACTCTGTCTGCAAAAGGGAAAATGGTCTTTCATTTCATCATAAACTGTTTCAAGGAACCCATGATCCTGACGTTGTCATAACATCAGCTGGGACATCCAAAGGAGGCTCCACTACAGGTAAAGCTGTTGTGATTGCAATGCTCAGGGAAACATGCAAGGAGTTGGAGTCCAGAAAGCTGGCTCTTGAAAAATTGATCAGCTCTCTTGAAATGGAAGAAGGTGCTGAGTTTGCTGAGAATGAAGAAGTAGGTCTTGAGGCAGATGATGAACAGGAGGCTGACTCAGATGAGGTGGAAGAAGAAGAGGTCAGTCCAGATGAAGAAGGTGATGAAGACAGTTCTGGTGGTTCTGA